The Falco rusticolus isolate bFalRus1 chromosome 5, bFalRus1.pri, whole genome shotgun sequence genome has a segment encoding these proteins:
- the PHLDA1 gene encoding pleckstrin homology-like domain family A member 1, producing the protein MLESGCKAVKEGVLEKRSDGLLQLWKKKRCILTEEGLLLIPPKQQQPPPQQQPLPAEPAAKIKELHFSNMKTVDCVERKGKYVYFTVVMAEGKEIDFRCAQEQGWNAAITLQMVQYKNRQAILAVRSTRQKQQHLAQPHGPRLRSASNSA; encoded by the coding sequence ATGCTGGAGAGCGGCTGCAAGGCGGTGAAGGAGGGCGTGCTGGAGAAGCGGAGCGAcgggctgctgcagctctggaagAAGAAGCGCTGCATCCTCACCGAGGAGGGGCTGCTGCTCATCccccccaagcagcagcagccgccgccgcagcagcagccgctGCCGGCCGAGCCGGCGGCCAAGATCAAGGAGCTTCACTTCTCCAACATGAAGACGGTGGACTGCGTGGAGCGGAAGGGCAAGTACGTGTACTTCACGGTGGTGATGGCCGAGGGGAAGGAGATCGACTTTCGGTGCGcgcaggagcagggctggaacGCGGCGATCACGCTGCAGATGGTGCAGTACAAGAACCGCCAGGCCATCCTGGCCGTGCGCTCCACCcgccagaagcagcagcacctggcgCAGCCCCACGGCCCGCGCCTCCGCAGCGCCTCCAACTCCGCCTAG